The following nucleotide sequence is from Candidatus Eisenbacteria bacterium.
GTGCCGCGTGGAAGCTGCAGCGAGCGGAGCTGCGACAGACATCGCTCGAGGAGCCGGCTCTCGCGCATGACCTTGTCGGCGGCGAACGGCCCGACGGTCGCTCTCTCGCGCGCCCTCACGCTCCAGAAGTCGAGCGCGACCAGCAGGACCAGCAGCACGAGCAGGGGCGCCCGGAGCGCGGGCCATCGGAGCGCCAGCCGCTCTCCCGCGCCCGCGCACGCCCAGCACAGTCCCGCCCACGGCAGGTAGGCGTAATAGAGGTAGGTGTGATGAGCGAGGGGAAGCAGTGGCGCGAGCATCGCGAGGAACCAGACCACGCCGGCGGCCTCCGGGTGGGGTGGCGCCTTGCGCGCGATCCAGAGCAGGGTCGCCAGCAGCAAGGCGACCACCGCTCCGACCGGCAGGGCAGAAGGGTTCGCGATGGCATGAAGGTCGGGCACCGGCACGTGCGGGCTCACGCACCAGCTCAGGTAGGTGGCCAGGTTCACGATCAGGAAGCCTGGCGAGAAATCGAGCGAGTAGGCTTCGCCGCCGACGTAGTCTCCCGACCGAAGGACCGCGACGAAGGCCACCATGAACGCGAACATGAGTGCGGTCTGCGGCACGATCTTTCGCCACGGCTGCGGCCGGGCGTTCCCGAGGTTGGCGGCGATGAACACCACCGGCAGCAGTACGGCGTTCTCCTTGCTCAGCGTCGCCGCGATGCCCGTCGCCGCCCCGGCCCACAGCAACGGGGTCGAGCCGCGCTCGAGACCCACCAGCCAGAGCCAGAAGGCAGCGAGGGAAACCACGGTGACCTGAATCTCCTGGATGTCCGACGCCCAGTGGGTGGGCGTGAACGCGATCGGCGTGGCGGCGAAGAGCAAGGCTGCAACCAGCGAACCGGCTGGTCGGAGACCAAGCCGGCGGCCGATCGCGGCGACCAGCGCCGCGCTCATCAGATGAAGCACGAGGTTCACGGCGTGGTAGGGGAGCGGATTGAGCCCGAACAGCGCATGCTCCACACGCCAGGTAAAGCCCATCGAGAGCGGGCGGACGGGCGGCCATGGGGTCGGCGCGAGCCCCATCGCGCGGGCGAGGAACGTCACGTCATCCTGGGCGAAGAAGGTGCGGAGCGCCGGCCAGTGGACGATCGCACCGATCGCGAGCAAGATGGCCAGCACGAACGGCCACCACGCGCGGTCGCTCGACCCGAACGCCTTCGCGGAATTGGCCGCCAGCGTCTTCTCCAGCCTCGGCCGACCACGTCTGGGGGAAACGCTCCCTCGCGCCATGACCACGGGGGATTCTAGGCCAACTCCATGTCGACGGTTCGATCCTTTCACTCCTTGGCTTTGGCCACACGATGCGGAAGTGGCTGACCACCGCGATCGGCATGGTTCTCGTTGCGTCCGCAGCGTGGGTGCTCGCTCAGCGCGACGAGAGCCAGCCGGTGCGCACCGCCACTCCTGAAGGGACCGAACCCTCGCGGACCGTGACCTGGAGCCCGCCCATCGAGGTCGAGACCGGGGAGGCGATCGTGGGGCCGTGGCGGGCGAACGCCTCGAGCTGGCGCTACGTGGACGATCCCACGGTGGCCATGGTTCGCGATGGTCATGTTGGTGTCGCTTGGGTTGATCAATCCCAGAAGGACATCTTCTTCGAAGTCTACGAGCCCGGCGGATCGCCCGTCCGACAGCCGGTCAATGTCTCGAAGAGCCCGCACATTTTCTCGTGGCTTCCGCGGGTGGCGATGACCTCGGACCCGCCGCGCCATGTGTATGTCCTGTGGCAGGAGATCGTCTTCTCGGGAGGCTCGCATGGCGGCGAGATCTTCTTCGCCCGGTCCACCGATGGAGGACGAACGTTCAGCCGTCCAATCAATCTCTCCAACACGCCTGCAGGTGACGGCAAGGGACGATTGAGTCGTACCTACTGGCACAACGGCAGTCTCGACCTCGCCGTCGCGCCGGACGGGACGCTCCATGCCGCCTGGACCGCGTACGAGGGACTGCTCTGGTTCAGCCGGTCATCGGACGGCGGTCGAAGCTTCTCGGCGCCGCATGCGGTGTGGGGCCGGCGAGGAGAAGGCCCCGCGCGGGGGCCCTCCATCGGCGTGGGGGACTCTGGCCATGTCGTTCTCGCCTGGAGCGTGGGCGACGATCCGGAGGCGGACATCCGCCTGGCCAGCTCCAGAGACGGCGGGCGGTCGTTCGGCGAGCCGCGGGTGCTCTTTCCAAGCAGAGGCCATGCGGATGCTCCGAAGGTTGCCCTGGATCGCGGCGGCATCGTCCATCTGGTCTTTGCCGAGAGTTCCGATGGACCTGGCGGCCGCGACCACATCCGATACGCACGGTCCTCGGCCGGCGGGCGCACCTTCGAGGCCGCTCGGCGGATCTCCGATCCGAGATCGGAGAGCGCGAGCTATCCCGCGTTGAGCCTCGATGAGCGGGGCAATCCGTACGTGACCTGGGAGCTCTTTCCCGATCGAGGCGGCCGCTCACGAGGACTCGGCTTCACCCTGTCCCGCGACGGCGGGAAGTCCTTCTCGGCGCCCACGGTGATTCCCGGCACCGATCATCCCGGCCTCGGCTTCAACGGCAGCCGTCAGGGACTGCTGATGCGGAAGCTGGCGGTCGGCGGGAATGGCTCGATCGCCGTCGTGAACAGCACGTTCAGTGAAGGCCGCAGGAGTCGAATCCTGCTCTTCCGCGGCAGTCGCGCCGCGAAGTGATGGGACTACTCTTTCCCGTCCTCACCGAGCAGCCGGTACCACCACCACGCGAGACCCGCCGCTTCCGGCAAATCGCGGGTGAGGAACCCGAGAGGATCGCTTCGCCATGGCTGGGGCTCCACATGCCTGAGCCCCTCCAGCACCAGGACGTGAGCAGGCTGATGCGGGCGTGCGAGCTCCGCCAGACGGTGCGACTCGCTCGCGGGAAAGGTGCCGTCGTTGAGATCGTGAACCAGATGCACACGCGCGCGCAGCGATCCGAATTCGCGCCGGCCTGGCGAGAGCTCCGCCATCCGGGCCAGTAGACCGCGAGGAGTCCGCTCGACGAGGCGCGGAACCTCCTCGGGGCTCGCGGTCTCGAACAGGTCGTAGATCAGGCGACCTTCGGGGCTCAACGAATCCGCCAGATCGGCGACCGGAGCCCGGGCGTCCGCCAGCCTTCGCTGGGCCATCGCCTCGAGCACGCGAACGTCCTCGGGGTCATCGAGGAACTCTTCATACGTCCGAAGGAACACGAGCTGCCCGTACGGTTCGGCCTTCACCATGCGCAGACGCCCGCGGTGAAAGGTACGCCCGGTGGCCAGGAAGCGCAGCGCGGTGTCGAGATCGGCGTAGGCGCCGACCCCGGCCACGAACGAAACTCGTTCGGCGCGCACCGGATCGAGCGC
It contains:
- a CDS encoding sialidase family protein, giving the protein MRKWLTTAIGMVLVASAAWVLAQRDESQPVRTATPEGTEPSRTVTWSPPIEVETGEAIVGPWRANASSWRYVDDPTVAMVRDGHVGVAWVDQSQKDIFFEVYEPGGSPVRQPVNVSKSPHIFSWLPRVAMTSDPPRHVYVLWQEIVFSGGSHGGEIFFARSTDGGRTFSRPINLSNTPAGDGKGRLSRTYWHNGSLDLAVAPDGTLHAAWTAYEGLLWFSRSSDGGRSFSAPHAVWGRRGEGPARGPSIGVGDSGHVVLAWSVGDDPEADIRLASSRDGGRSFGEPRVLFPSRGHADAPKVALDRGGIVHLVFAESSDGPGGRDHIRYARSSAGGRTFEAARRISDPRSESASYPALSLDERGNPYVTWELFPDRGGRSRGLGFTLSRDGGKSFSAPTVIPGTDHPGLGFNGSRQGLLMRKLAVGGNGSIAVVNSTFSEGRRSRILLFRGSRAAK
- a CDS encoding CocE/NonD family hydrolase gives rise to the protein MRRSMSLFLIVTLLAAAAVWAWSTGRVARLTLAVRILDELRRPGPQSWLRRATPAPQRSTITLEYGPAQLAADLYRPATGRKRAPVILVPGLVEDGKENPLVPPFAECLARAGFTVVVPDLHSFRTLRVHPDQVRELSAALDAVTSRPDLAPHGRAGVFGISYAGGIAMLVALDPVRAERVSFVAGVGAYADLDTALRFLATGRTFHRGRLRMVKAEPYGQLVFLRTYEEFLDDPEDVRVLEAMAQRRLADARAPVADLADSLSPEGRLIYDLFETASPEEVPRLVERTPRGLLARMAELSPGRREFGSLRARVHLVHDLNDGTFPASESHRLAELARPHQPAHVLVLEGLRHVEPQPWRSDPLGFLTRDLPEAAGLAWWWYRLLGEDGKE